One region of Seriola aureovittata isolate HTS-2021-v1 ecotype China chromosome 15, ASM2101889v1, whole genome shotgun sequence genomic DNA includes:
- the nsrp1 gene encoding nuclear speckle splicing regulatory protein 1: MAVPTKQYGLILSQKKGALKTAALQRPSVFGDDSDDETSVGESLQREAIKKKMMKQTRLEMHKALEEDSTVYDYDAVYDDIQKQRIESNKKVLGGADKRPKYIHQLMKAVEDRKKEQERREERKIQKEREAEGEKFADKEAYVTSAYKQKLQEQKEEQERERREAEMEAALDVKKQKDLSGFYRHLLNQTVGEEAIPDRSANKTQTSKAAKDTERTSPVPSPTSHDIIPSSCSDSEEGHEQKSGFSKPGAGSSHSKRQYRQRSPSSGSGEEKEKERARERDRHRKSHRDLDRDRGKDRDRDRNRTREKERERDDRHGGRRDDRDRRKDRDRDRGREDDRGRGRGDTERENRHGKRERSPKEREREKNGEREKRRNPGEDERKDKDREEEKERRKEPEKEKAVKMEEKDPEKKEEAGAPGKQKEDGEEKEETEEKGNKFAKRSTDQTVSSARERYMARQMARSACKSYIEKEED; the protein is encoded by the exons ATGGCGGTCCCTACAAAGCA GTACGGGCTGATCTTGTCACAGAAGAAAGGAGCGTTAAAGACAGCAGCCCTGCAGAGACCCTCAGTGTTCGGGGATGACTCCGACGATGAG ACGTCAGTTGGGGAGagtctgcagagagaagcaATCAAAAAGAAGATGATGAAGCAG ACACGTTTGGAGATGCACAAGGCCCTGGAAGAGGACAGCACTGTATATGACTATGATGCTGTGTATGATGACATTCAAAAACAGAGAATTGAGAGCAACAAAAAAGTTCTGGGAGGCGCTGACAAAAGG CCGAAGTATATCCACCAGTTAATGAAAGCAGTGGAGGACCGAAAGAAAGAGCAAGAAcgaagggaagagaggaagatcCAGAAGGAAAGAGAGGCGGAGGGAGAGAAATTCGCGGACAAAGAAGCTTACGTTACCTCCGCCTACAAGCAAAAACTGCAGGAGCAGaaggaagagcaggagagagagaggagagaggcagagatggaaG ctGCTTTGGAtgtgaagaaacaaaaagacCTGAGCGGCTTCTACCGACACCTGCTGAATCAGACTGTAGGAGAGGAGGCGATACCAGATCGCTCAGCAAACAA AACTCAAACCTCAAAGGCTgcaaaagacacagagaggacttcacctgttccctcacctaCGTCCCATGACATTATCCCAAGTTCATGCAGCGACAGCGAGGAGGGGCACGAGCAGAAGTCTGGGTTCAGCAAGCCTGGGGCAGGCTCCTCACACTCAAAACGCCAGTACAGACAGAGGTCGCCTTCATCAGGGAGcggagaagagaaggagaaggaaagagcgagggagagagacagacataggAAGAGTCACAGAGAtctagacagagacagagggaaggacAGAGATAGGGACAGAAACAGGACAAGggaaaaggaaagggaaaggGATGACAGacatggaggaagaagagacgACAGGGATAGAAGgaaagatagagacagagaccGAGGCAGGGAAGATGACAGAGGTAGAGGCAGGGGGGatacagagagggaaaacagacATGGGAAGCGGGAGAGGAGCcctaaagaaagagagagggagaagaacggggaaagagagaagaggaggaatcCAGGTGAAGACGAGCGGAAGGACAAAGATcgggaagaagagaaggagagaaggaaggagccGGAGAAGGAGAAGGCAGTGAAGATGGAAGAAAAAGACCcggagaagaaggaagaagccGGAGCGCCGGGAAAGCAAAAAGAAGACGgcgaagagaaagaggaaacgGAGGAGAAGGGGAACAAGTTTGCAAAGCGCAGCACGGATCAGACTGTGAGCTCGGCGAGAGAGAGGTACATGGCCAGACAGATGGCACGCTCGGCCTGCAAGAGCTACATCGAGAAGGAGGAGGACTGA
- the LOC130182777 gene encoding calpain-1 catalytic subunit-like gives MPESGTCTSIINLRYQDGSEGSPSNPAKYKNQDYAQLKDNSLRRGRLFVDSTFPPGTRSLGDLPNLASWQEEEVEWLRPADILKRQNNSDEPTFCMKGASRFDFGQGNIGNCWFLAAISALTIQKHLMAQVVPMDQSFKNYAGIFHFRFWRFGKWVDVVIDDHLPTYNNQLLSVHCNGGNEFWVPLLEKAYAKVCGTYADMNAGLPSEACKDFTGGVNMTYELGDAHTTGHDEQLWLQLSRATGCKSMVCCGTAPKGGRLVNTVAHTGLVDAHAYSVTAVTEVEYYGSKVQLVRVMNPWGKTEWNGKWSDKSDMWNRVRQEDREKCFDRDDGEFWMELEDFCHYFNMVSICCENPNFLDGDLTCQWKCMIYDGSWVAGRTAGGSLSNSTFATNPQYRIQVTIINKQEKEDKNILLSLMQKPQQENRKERQSHPIGVTIFKVPSGTRQGRLGSSFFNRNNPLKSRQLYTYQRDLIELHSLEPGEYVIIPSTMKPYMSGEFVLSVFTKSEAKISPHDGHDDEDEDHDHDHDHDHDHDHDHDHDHDHDDDHEEEKLVLPKIPTDGDGDQDSTRTLFNRYADQNGELSARQLQKLLNDNFPHGTRYGFGLDTCRSMSAMVDTDQRMSTSFTEFSVLWKKIHDYKKIFHRADLNQSGSLSDYELQRAIEAAGMNVNDGMVRLMMFRYSGVSSTSLENFIVLMLRLEKTSSIFKNKSSNGVIHLTWDEASLSPLNTTYACFSRYPTFTKITYGRNIHIIY, from the exons ATGCCTGAGTCTGGAACCTGCACCTCTATCATCAACCTGCGTTACCAGGATGGCAGCGAGGGGAGCCCCTCCAACCCCGCCAAGTACAAGAACCAAGACTATGCTCAGCTGAAGGATAACAGCCTCCGCAGAGGGAGGCTGTTTGTGGACAGCACCTTCCCACCTGGCACCCGTTCTCTGGGAGACCTGCCTAATCTGGCCAGCTGGCAGGAGGAAGAAGTGGAGTGGCTTCGTCCAGCT GACATCTTGAAAAGGCAGAACAATAGCGATGAGCCGACTTTCTGCATGAAGGGCGCCTCACGCTTTGACTTTGGTCAAGGCAATATTG GTAACTGCTGGTTTTTGGCTGCTATCTCCGCACTGACGATCCAAAAACACCTGATGGCGCAGGTGGTGCCCATGGACCAGTCCTTCAAAAACTACGCAGGAATATTTCACTTCAGG TTCTGGAGGTTCGGCAAGTGGGTGGATGTTGTCATTGACGACCACCTGCCAACGTACAACAACCAGTTGCTGTCTGTGCACTGCAATGGAGGAAATGAGTTCTGGGTTCCTCTGCTGGAGAAGGCATATGCCAA AGTGTGTGGCACATACGCAGACATGAACGCTGGCCTGCCATCAGAGGCCTGCAAGGACTTCACTGGAGGCGTGAACATGACTTACGAACTTGGGGACGCCCACACAACCGGCCATGATGAGCAGCTGTGGCTCCAGCTGAGCAGAGCCACTGGGTGCAAGTCCATGGTTTGCTGCGGCACTGCCCCAAAAGGG ggtAGGCTGGTGAACACTGTAGCCCACACTGGATTGGTGGATGCCCATGCCTACTCCGTCACAGCTGTCACTGAG GTGGAGTATTACGGCTCCAAAGTGCAGCTGGTGCGAGTCATGAACCCTTGGGGCAAAACAGAGTGGAACGGGAAGTGGAGTGACAA GTCAGATATGTGGAACAGAGTGAGACAGGAGGATCGAGAGAAGTGCTTTGATCGTGACGATGGAGAGTTCTG GATGGAGTTGGAGGACTTCTGTCACTATTTCAACATGGTGTCCATCTGCTGCGAGAACCCCAACTTTCTCGATGGTGACCTCACCTGCCAGTGGAAATGCATGATCTATGATGGCAGCTGGGTGGCAGGGAGAACTGCAGGTGGCAGCTTGTCTAACT CTACCTTTGCAACAAATCCTCAGTATCGCATCCAGGTGACAATCATCAAcaagcaggagaaagaggacaAAAACATCCTGCTTTCTCTGATGCAGAAACCTCAGCAGGAGAATCGCAAGGAGAGACAGTCTCACCCGATTGGAGTTACCATCTTCAAG GTTCCATCAGGG ACCCGACAGGGACGCCTGGGATCCTCCTTCTTCAACAGAAACAATCCTTTGAAATCAAGGCAGCTGTACACCTATCAGAGGGATCTGATTGAGCTGCACAGTCTGGAGCCTGGGGAGTATGTGATCATCCCCTCCACCATGAAGCCCTACATGTCTGGAGAGTTTGTTCTCAGCGTCTTCACCAAGTCTGAGGCGAAGATCAG CCCCCATGATGGacatgatgatgaggatgaagatcatgatcatgatcatgatcatgatcatgatcatgatcatgatcatgatcatgatcatgatcatgatgatgaccATGAAGAGGAGAAACTGGTTCTCCCCAAG ATCCCCACAGACGGAGACGGTGACCAGGACTCCACCCGCACCCTGTTCAACCGCTACGCTGATCAG aACGGCGAGCTCAGTGCCAGACAGCTGCAGAAGCTCCTCAATGACAACTTCCCTCACG GAACCCGGTACGGCTTCGGTCTGGATACCTGCAGGAGCATGAGCGCCATGGTGGAT ACCGACCAAAGGATGAGCACGAGCTTCACTGAATTCTCTGTTCTCTGGAAGAAGATTCACGATTACAAG AAAATCTTCCATCGCGCTGACTTGAATCAGAGTGGATCCCTGTCTGACTATGAGCTCCAGAGGGCAATTGAGGCTGCAG GGATGAATGTGAACGATGGCATGGTGAGGCTGATGATGTTCCGCTACTCGGGcgtctcctccacctccctggAGAACTTCATTGTTCTCATGTTGCGCCTGGAAAAGACATCAA gtATTTTCAAGAACAAGTCATCCAATGGAGTGATCCACCTGACCTGGGACGAGGCAAGTTTATCTCCTCTTAATACCACTTATGCATGTTTTTCAAGATATCCAACATTCACAAAGATAACATATGGCAGAAATATTCATATCATCTACTGA